The Geomonas agri genome contains the following window.
TTGACGATGTCCTCGGGCTTGGTGATCTTGCTCCTGTCGGCCATGGCTTTGGCGCTTAAGGTCTTGGACGGGGTGATGGTGTTGCCGCCGTTGGGATGGCAGACCGCGCAGTGTTGCTTGAAGAGTTGCTCGCCGGTGAGACCGGTGGACGATGGCGCCGGCGGCGCGGCTGACGTTGCCGACTTGGACGTCGACATCACGCTTTGTGGAGGTTGGGCCTGTTCCTCGCTCTTCTTCTTGCAGCCCATCATGCCGCCGGTTACCAGTGCCAAGATTGCCATTGTTGCCACCAAACGCCTCTGCATGTGACACCTCCTGTTAGATTTTTTTCATCCAGCGAGTATACCAGAGAAAAGCATTCGTGCCGTAATGCCTGCTCTTTTCACGGCGATCTTTTTAAAGCCGTGTTTGACAGGCGGTTGGCTGATGCTAATGTTAACCGGTCTCGCCATCCTGCCCCGTACTGGAAGGAGCCAGCCATGAAGAAGACGCCGGTCGCCATCGTGTTGCTGCTTTTGTCTCAGGCGATGTTGTCGTGGGGGGCGGGTGATGAGCTAGTGCACCGTGGCAACGGCAAATTCCTCCCCGACCAGCGTGATGTCGAGGTAAGTCCGACCCAGGAGAACGCCTGCGACTGCTGCCAGAAGTGCAAGGCGGCTAAAAAGGATATCAAGCCGCACCTGGAACAGGACACCAGCAAGGAAACCGGTTGCGAGGAGTGCTGCCGCAAATGCGGACGCCCGGTTCAGCCACTCCCCGAGGATATCCCCGCCGAAGTCCCCACCAAGCCTGCACCAAGGTAATGCACCCCACAGACGAGGGAGTCCCGAACCCGGGCCCTAGACTTCGTCACGAGCTAATCCCTGATCAGTCACTCTCTGTCTCACTGGTGCCGGGTGACAGTCCGGTCCCCCTTGTGACTCCCGCTGATTCTGACGATCTCTCCGTAAAGCTCAT
Protein-coding sequences here:
- a CDS encoding c-type cytochrome, whose product is MQRRLVATMAILALVTGGMMGCKKKSEEQAQPPQSVMSTSKSATSAAPPAPSSTGLTGEQLFKQHCAVCHPNGGNTITPSKTLSAKAMADRSKITKPEDIVKIMRHPGPGMNKFDEGMISDDDAKKIGQYILATFP